The genomic stretch GTAACACGGGAAAGCACATACGATGTTTGCTGGGTATGCCGTAGGTAGATGTGCAGCCTCACTTGGCTTGCGGAAGACCGCTTCTTCTAACTTTTGGAGGCGATACAGCACCTCGTCCGGGTTTCTTCCATGACATAGTGAGCGACAAATCCGACCAGGAGAATACAACAAACTCACAGAGAAGTGGGCACTGAGCGTGAGGTCCCCGGAGCGGCCGGCGGACTTGGATCCCTCCGAAATTGGTTAGTGTCAGTTGCTATTACGGATCCCTGGCCCCCAGAGAACTGGTTATGTTCATTTTGTCCAGAATATTTGCACTGGATATGTCTCTGCGTGCAACTGGAGCAGGGCTGGTTGCGATCGCACCGACGTTTTTTCTCCCGGCAAGATATGCACGACAGAGGTGGTCGGTTCCATCGATGTATCATCATTACAGGGCTTCCACTGTGATTCCGTTTCATGATGCGGCTTCTCAGTGGGTGatcgctggtggtggtaggAACATGAGATGGACGCCAGAAGAGGCGTGAAATCCGCGGGTCAATATTACCGATTGTGGCTAGTGGCTCCGCGACCTCCGAGAACAGGATCGGAATATTGTTTGTCCGATTAAATACGTAACTAAGCGAAAAGGCAGGTTGTAGTTAGATATTATGCAGCTTCAAGTTATAATTTGTTATAATTTAACGGAATCTTATAGCGAAAGACGGCCCTTTGGCCCCTGGTGAGAAACATCCTGGACTGCTGAATTTGCCTTGCCTTCGTGGCTGCACGAGGAGATGGATAACAGTGTTCATGATTTGTCATGGGAGAATTCTCTATAATGATATCAGTCTCTCGGTGTATCTCAATGACATAGGTTCCTATGATACCAGAGATAGTAAGATATGGAGTTTCACGACTGTTCCCTCACCTGGCGATAGCAACGATGACTTGCTAAACGCACAtacttgtttctttggcctCTTCAGCCTTATCGGAGAGCCATGAGAGCACCAGATAGTGATAGTCACACGACAGAGTTCTTCAATAATACGGTACGATCTATGGAACCTGGAGACACTTTAAAAGTGTTGTTTGATAACCCAAACCCATGCGGGAACTCCAGCTGCGTTCCTAGATAGGACTTGGCTCGTGGGAAAGCCATGACCAGATGAAAAGCAACATTAGTGGCGGAATTCATGCCATAATTATCGTGTGGAACGCCGGCAGCAACCACATTGAATCTTTTCATCCGGTTATAATATTAGCACCTGGAATTATGTCCATATTTTTGAGGTTAGGATGAAAAAGTATACGTGAATAAGAAAGGTCAGATTCTGCAATACTATAAAACAACAAATCTATAAAACCCAcccttccttcctcaccaCCTCCCTAGTCCACTCCTCCAACCTCTTTACAAGCTTCCAATCATTCGCCATATCGCTCTGCCACCTCGGCTCCCCAAACCGTCGGAAAATTTCGAGATACGTACCGCTCTGCTCGGCCTTCATATCCTGACTCGCCACACAGAACAAACTGGTCCACGACCCTTTATCCGCAGACCACATCAACCCAAACATGCGTAAGACCGAGAAAACACATGTCATGCCCGACCCCGAGTCCTCCACCGAAGTGGCCAAGTTCGTCTCAACCAGACCTGGATGGACGGACGAAACCCAGATCTCGCCCTCCCCGTTCCGCGCACTGGGAGAGCCGGGGCCGTACGCCTTGTGTAGAGCCTTGGCGTGCAGAATGTTGGCGAGCTTGCTTTGTCCGTACCGCGCCCAAGGGCCACTATCCTTGAGTGAGAGGTCTTTGAAATTGATGCCGCCCTTGGGTGCGCCCAAATGGCCTGATGAAGTGAGGTTGACGATGCGCACGCTGCCAGGATAAAGCCCCTTGGCGGTCAGCAGCATCAGAGGAAGAAAGTGCTCCGTCAAAACCCAATGCGCCAGGTAGTTAGTCTGCCACTGGGCCTCATGGCCATCTTTGGTGATTTCGAAGGGCGTCGCCATGATGCCTGCGTTGTTGACCAGGCCGTGTAGGGCTGTTTCGAGGGTGAGGAAATGCTTGGCGGCCGCGACGACGCTGGTGAGGTCCATGAAATCCATTTgcaggaggttgatgttAGCTGAGGGGTGCATTTCCTTGATGTTGGCGATGGCTGCTGTGCCCTTCTCTAGGGATCGGGCGCACAGGTAGACGTGGGCGCCGTGTTCTGCTAGGTGGGTTACGGTGTAGTAGCCTCTGTGATTTGGTGGGATCAGCGATTAGGGCTTTCGTggtgacaaggagaagggagaCTGACATGCCGGAATTCCCACCTGTGACTATGAATACTTTGCCCTTGAGATTAGGGAGAGTGTCGGGATGGAAAGTCATATTAAAAACGAGTACTTGAGTCACTAAATGTCTTGGATTGAATTCTATGATTTGATGATACGAAAACATGCGTCGAAATCAAGGTGATGCCACGATCTTtattgctcttcttgaacAAAGTCCGAGGTACCATCTTGGATGTTATTTCCAAGCGTCAGATATCGTGAGCAAACTGCATGACCATTGGGCCAATCACGTCACAATAGACTTGTACATGTTAAAGAGATAGACT from Aspergillus oryzae RIB40 DNA, chromosome 1 encodes the following:
- a CDS encoding uncharacterized protein (dehydrogenases with different specificities (related to short-chain alcohol dehydrogenases)) is translated as MTFHPDTLPNLKGKVFIVTGGNSGIGYYTVTHLAEHGAHVYLCARSLEKGTAAIANIKEMHPSANINLLQMDFMDLTSVVAAAKHFLTLETALHGLVNNAGIMATPFEITKDGHEAQWQTNYLAHWVLTEHFLPLMLLTAKGLYPGSVRIVNLTSSGHLGAPKGGINFKDLSLKDSGPWARYGQSKLANILHAKALHKAYGPGSPSARNGEGEIWVSSVHPGLVETNLATSVEDSGSGMTCVFSVLRMFGLMWSADKGSWTSLFCVASQDMKAEQSGTYLEIFRRFGEPRWQSDMANDWKLVKRLEEWTREVVRKEGWVL